The proteins below are encoded in one region of Sphingobacterium sp. R2:
- a CDS encoding patatin-like phospholipase family protein: MLEQSFLNRKVTLVLGGGGARGLVHIGIIRRLEELGFEINEVVGCSIGALVGGIYAQGKMDLLEDWMLRLTKKSVFNMMDFSWRGLGMMKGVKVFNALKSVIPDGNIETFPILFKAVATDLNYEKEVVLDFGSMYDAIRASIAIPAVFTAVEENKHVYVDGGVLNPLPINHVTRKENLIIAVNLESKPDKQYSAIKKLDPKTSNSLDILQASYYVMRRKMSQMIVDLYRPDVVVDIPYNICNLWDYHRTEFLVQKGKDYIEQALKETTSGSNEF; this comes from the coding sequence ATGTTGGAGCAATCTTTTTTGAATCGTAAAGTTACACTCGTCCTGGGCGGCGGTGGTGCAAGAGGACTGGTACATATTGGCATTATCAGACGGTTGGAAGAGTTGGGTTTTGAAATAAATGAGGTCGTAGGGTGTTCTATAGGTGCACTCGTTGGCGGGATTTATGCGCAGGGAAAGATGGATCTTTTAGAAGATTGGATGCTTCGCTTAACCAAGAAGTCGGTCTTTAACATGATGGATTTTAGCTGGAGAGGATTGGGGATGATGAAAGGGGTAAAGGTGTTTAACGCATTAAAGTCCGTCATCCCTGATGGTAATATAGAGACATTTCCAATTTTGTTCAAAGCTGTGGCTACGGATCTCAATTACGAAAAGGAAGTTGTACTGGATTTTGGGAGCATGTATGATGCTATTCGGGCTTCTATTGCCATTCCGGCAGTGTTTACGGCGGTGGAGGAAAATAAGCATGTGTATGTTGACGGTGGTGTTCTAAATCCATTACCCATCAATCATGTGACGAGGAAGGAAAACTTGATCATTGCGGTTAACCTTGAGTCGAAACCAGACAAACAATATTCTGCCATCAAAAAGCTCGATCCAAAGACGTCGAATTCATTGGATATTCTGCAGGCGTCTTACTATGTGATGCGCAGGAAAATGAGTCAGATGATAGTCGACTTATATCGCCCGGACGTAGTTGTTGATATACCTTATAATATCTGTAATCTATGGGATTATCATCGGACTGAATTTTTGGTTCAAAAAGGAAAGGATTATATAGAGCAGGCACTAAAAGAAACAACGTCCGGATCTAATGAATTTTGA
- the smc gene encoding chromosome segregation protein SMC: MQLTKLEIKGFKSFGDKITINFNDGVTAIVGPNGCGKSNVVDAIRWVLGEQSTKMLRSDKMENIIFNGTKNRKPANLAEVSLTFNNNNNILPTEFSTVTVTRKLFRNGDSEYRLNDVKCRLKDITDLFLDTGVGADSYSIIELKMIDEIINNKDNSRRNLFEEASGISKYKVRKKQTLAKLRDTEADLSRVDDLLFEITKNLKSLENQAKKAEKYTLLKSEYRQSSIDLAYYKIADFSTELERLQTQESNVQKDAQNVQQNILHAENDLQSLRQTNLEQEKNLSVQQKTTQEFINKIRGYESEKKIKNEKVKNLQDKENRLSIDINSDKQQLNHVVYTIKRLNEELFDEQNKLDGLKSNLESNKLEVEELRGQQQSAKGKLDIFNKSNADLQAKIYKLEKDLAVFTIQKEALLQELIRNSEDTEAKEKELQQFNSAVVELEGRVEAQQLQYDSANQLEEELQEQISQCQANLEEFKAQLAKDLRLVDAKQNEYNLTKSLVDNLEGFPESIRFLKKNAGWKKQPPLLSDVLFCQEDYRVAIENYLEPIMNHYVVDTQQDAVQAIQLLSDAAKGRANFFVLDAITTTPTPPPVPNNNLMSALDVITVDEKYKSLCTLLLQQVFILKKEHEKDLDEKLPESGQVILQKNGRYAKHHLGMSGGSVGLFEGKRIGRAKNLEVLSQEIKTINQEIGKLENKITAETARLETLRGNSQKELINELRFQFNRLNNELITVKTKQEQYQTFINNSQTRKRDIEEKVTAIESNLKIAEPQIQELRLEKEQSVIELALLQDQFHEISEILNEESTRYNQENIAYHQQLNKVSNIAKDLEFRETQKDDHEIRIEKNSAELVEVQEALRTTIPFEDDEDQDLIAMYEQKIALEDGLKELEDSYYADKEKINNLEDSLTQLRRSKEQSDFLVSEIKDKKTSLQIDLNALKERLSVEFNIELKDLIDREDIPQLTEDQATLAAKCSKLKKQLDEFGTINLMAKEAFDEMNERYDFINKEKADLIEAKGSLMATIKEIDDTAKVQFMFTFDAVRNNFVKVFRSLFNEEDSCDLILTDPNNPLDSDIDIIARPKGKRPLSINQLSGGEKTLTSTALLFSLYLSKPAPFCIFDEVDAPLDDTNIDKFNNIIRDFSKNSQFIVVSHNKKTIASTDIIYGVTMVEQGVSRVVAVDLREVA, encoded by the coding sequence ATGCAGTTAACCAAACTAGAAATTAAAGGATTTAAGAGTTTCGGAGATAAAATCACGATCAACTTCAATGACGGTGTCACAGCGATTGTTGGCCCCAATGGCTGTGGGAAATCAAACGTGGTCGATGCAATACGCTGGGTACTCGGAGAGCAAAGTACGAAAATGCTGCGCTCAGATAAAATGGAAAATATTATTTTCAACGGGACAAAAAATAGAAAGCCCGCAAATCTTGCAGAAGTATCGCTGACCTTCAATAATAACAATAATATTCTACCAACTGAATTCTCCACAGTTACTGTCACCCGAAAATTATTCCGAAACGGCGATAGCGAATATCGGTTGAATGATGTGAAATGTCGTTTAAAAGATATTACTGATTTGTTTTTGGATACTGGTGTCGGCGCCGATAGCTATTCCATTATTGAATTGAAAATGATTGATGAGATCATCAATAATAAGGATAACTCTCGACGAAACCTATTTGAAGAAGCATCCGGAATTTCAAAATATAAAGTACGTAAAAAACAGACCCTAGCGAAATTAAGAGATACAGAAGCCGATCTTAGTCGTGTCGACGACCTACTTTTTGAGATTACAAAGAACCTCAAGTCGTTAGAAAATCAAGCTAAAAAAGCAGAGAAATACACCTTACTCAAATCAGAATACCGACAGAGCAGTATTGATCTGGCCTATTATAAAATCGCAGATTTCTCGACAGAACTAGAACGGCTTCAGACACAAGAATCCAACGTCCAGAAAGATGCACAAAATGTACAACAGAATATCCTGCATGCGGAAAATGACCTTCAATCACTCCGTCAAACAAACTTAGAGCAGGAAAAAAATCTATCTGTACAGCAGAAAACTACACAGGAATTCATAAATAAGATTCGTGGTTACGAATCTGAAAAAAAGATCAAAAACGAAAAGGTTAAAAATCTCCAAGATAAAGAAAATCGTCTAAGCATTGATATAAACAGCGACAAACAACAACTTAATCACGTCGTTTATACCATTAAGCGATTAAACGAAGAGTTATTTGACGAACAAAATAAACTGGACGGATTAAAAAGCAACCTGGAGTCGAATAAATTAGAAGTTGAAGAACTGAGAGGACAGCAACAATCTGCAAAAGGAAAGCTTGATATTTTTAATAAAAGTAACGCCGATTTACAAGCAAAGATTTATAAATTGGAAAAAGATCTTGCCGTATTTACGATACAGAAAGAGGCTCTTTTACAAGAACTAATTCGCAATAGTGAAGATACCGAAGCGAAAGAAAAAGAATTACAACAGTTCAATTCCGCTGTCGTAGAACTGGAAGGTCGTGTAGAAGCACAGCAATTACAGTACGATTCGGCAAATCAACTGGAAGAAGAGCTCCAAGAGCAAATTAGTCAATGTCAAGCAAACTTAGAAGAGTTCAAAGCCCAACTTGCCAAAGATCTTCGTCTGGTAGATGCCAAGCAAAACGAATATAATCTGACAAAATCTCTGGTTGACAATTTGGAAGGTTTTCCAGAATCCATCCGCTTTTTGAAGAAAAATGCAGGCTGGAAAAAACAACCACCGCTGCTTTCAGATGTATTGTTTTGTCAGGAAGATTACCGAGTCGCTATCGAGAATTACCTTGAACCTATTATGAACCATTATGTTGTCGATACACAACAGGATGCTGTTCAAGCCATTCAGCTACTAAGCGACGCCGCAAAAGGACGCGCAAATTTCTTTGTTTTAGATGCAATAACGACAACTCCTACCCCACCTCCTGTACCGAATAATAATTTAATGTCGGCCTTGGATGTGATTACCGTAGACGAAAAATACAAGTCTTTGTGCACCTTACTACTCCAGCAGGTTTTCATCCTTAAAAAGGAGCATGAAAAAGATCTGGATGAGAAACTTCCCGAATCAGGACAGGTAATTTTGCAAAAAAACGGACGTTATGCAAAACATCATTTGGGTATGTCAGGGGGATCTGTAGGACTGTTTGAAGGTAAACGTATTGGTAGAGCTAAAAACCTAGAAGTATTATCCCAAGAGATCAAGACAATCAACCAAGAAATTGGAAAACTTGAAAATAAGATAACGGCCGAAACAGCTCGTCTAGAAACCTTACGAGGCAATTCTCAAAAAGAGCTGATCAATGAGTTGCGCTTTCAGTTCAATCGGCTTAATAATGAATTGATTACTGTAAAAACAAAGCAAGAGCAATATCAAACGTTCATCAACAACTCCCAAACACGCAAAAGAGATATTGAAGAGAAAGTTACTGCTATCGAGTCGAATTTAAAAATTGCTGAGCCCCAAATCCAAGAGTTACGGCTAGAAAAGGAACAGAGCGTTATCGAGTTAGCGCTACTGCAAGACCAATTTCATGAAATCTCTGAAATACTCAACGAAGAATCGACCAGATATAATCAAGAGAATATTGCTTATCACCAACAGCTAAACAAAGTTTCGAATATCGCCAAAGATTTGGAATTTAGAGAAACACAAAAAGACGATCACGAGATCCGTATCGAAAAGAATAGTGCAGAACTGGTTGAAGTGCAAGAAGCATTACGTACCACCATTCCTTTTGAAGACGATGAAGATCAAGATCTTATCGCGATGTACGAGCAGAAGATTGCCTTAGAGGATGGACTGAAAGAATTGGAAGACAGCTATTATGCCGATAAGGAAAAAATTAATAACCTGGAAGATTCGTTAACGCAATTACGCCGTTCAAAAGAACAAAGCGATTTCCTTGTTTCCGAAATTAAAGATAAAAAAACAAGCCTTCAAATTGACCTGAATGCGTTAAAAGAACGCCTTTCCGTCGAATTTAACATTGAACTTAAAGACTTAATCGATCGAGAAGATATTCCTCAGCTTACAGAAGACCAAGCTACACTGGCGGCCAAATGCAGTAAACTCAAGAAGCAGCTAGACGAATTCGGTACCATCAACCTGATGGCCAAAGAGGCTTTCGATGAGATGAACGAACGTTATGATTTCATCAATAAAGAAAAAGCAGATTTGATCGAAGCAAAAGGCTCTTTGATGGCGACGATCAAGGAAATTGACGACACCGCTAAAGTGCAGTTCATGTTTACATTCGACGCAGTAAGAAATAACTTTGTCAAAGTATTCCGTTCGTTATTTAACGAAGAAGATAGCTGTGATCTGATCTTGACAGACCCAAACAATCCTTTGGATTCAGACATCGATATTATCGCTAGACCAAAAGGGAAAAGACCATTGTCTATAAATCAGCTATCGGGTGGGGAGAAAACATTGACTTCAACAGCCTTACTGTTCTCACTATATCTTTCTAAGCCAGCGCCATTTTGTATATTCGATGAGGTGGATGCACCTTTGGATGATACCAACATTGATAAATTCAACAATATTATACGGGATTTTTCTAAAAATTCCCAATTTATAGTGGTCTCGCACAATAAGAAAACAATCGCAAGCACAGATATCATTTATGGGGTCACCATGGTAGAACAAGGTGTATCGCGCGTAGTGGCTGTGGATCTACGTGAAGTGGCCTGA
- the topA gene encoding type I DNA topoisomerase translates to MAKNLLIVESPAKAKTIEGYLGKDFLVKSSYGHIRDLVKTDDAINTENNFEQKYEVPSDKKAVVSELKKLAKAAETVWLASDEDREGEAISWHLFETLGLKDESTKRIVFHEITKPAILKAIDNPRKIDYNLVNAQQARRVLDRLVGFELSPVLWKKVKPSLSAGRVQSVAVRLIVDREREINKFEPEAAFKIVAFFHTGKVKDSFKAELPQRFATEAEATKFLEDCKSALFSVKNLETKPAKRSPSAPFTTSTLQQEASRKLGFSVARTMQVAQRLYESGRITYMRTDSVNLSDTAIEAAEKEIKSAYGDQYHKVRKYKTKTSGAQEAHEAIRPTYFSEHTIDGDASEKRLYELIWKRAIASQMSEAEFERTLAKIAISTRSEDLSASGEVMKFDGFLKVYMESLDDDQENTVDEDSDNAILPPLATGQPLTLKSMSATERFTRPPARYTEAALVKKLEELGIGRPSTYAPTISTIQNRGYVVKEEREGKSRDYRVLTLKDAELTAVTKTEITGAEKGKMFPTDIGVVVNDFLVEHFNGIVDFHFTANVEKEFDDIAHGLTEWTKMLHDFYGPFHSEVEDTLENADRANNERELGIDPVSGKPVSVRIGKFGPLVQIGSPDDEEKPRFASLRKGQMIETITFEDAMELFKLPKKVGLFEEKEMTVAVGRFGPYIRHNSAFYSIPKGLDPLDVTEEEAIQIIKDKRQKDIEKVIRVFDENEEAQIEQGRWGPFIRFGKQNLKIPKGTEIDKITYADVLKWAEADAPKGKTVKAKATEKKSVAKKAPAKKAPAKKTTKSK, encoded by the coding sequence ATGGCGAAAAATTTATTGATAGTTGAGTCTCCAGCGAAAGCGAAAACGATAGAGGGATATTTAGGAAAGGATTTTTTGGTTAAGTCGAGTTATGGACATATTCGCGACTTGGTGAAAACCGATGATGCGATTAATACCGAAAATAATTTCGAACAAAAGTATGAAGTTCCGTCCGATAAAAAGGCTGTTGTCAGCGAACTGAAGAAATTGGCTAAAGCTGCTGAAACCGTTTGGCTAGCGTCCGATGAGGACCGCGAAGGAGAAGCGATTTCATGGCATTTATTTGAGACGTTAGGATTGAAAGATGAGAGCACGAAAAGGATCGTTTTTCATGAAATTACGAAGCCAGCTATTCTGAAAGCTATTGACAATCCGCGTAAAATAGACTATAACCTTGTTAACGCTCAGCAGGCTCGACGCGTACTGGATCGGTTGGTTGGTTTTGAGTTATCACCGGTCCTTTGGAAGAAAGTTAAACCTTCATTGTCTGCAGGACGAGTTCAATCTGTTGCCGTCCGTTTGATCGTAGATCGTGAACGTGAGATCAATAAATTTGAGCCCGAGGCTGCCTTTAAGATTGTAGCGTTCTTTCATACTGGAAAAGTTAAAGATAGTTTCAAAGCTGAGCTTCCACAGCGTTTTGCTACGGAAGCGGAGGCTACCAAATTTTTGGAAGATTGTAAATCCGCCCTGTTTTCTGTTAAAAATTTAGAAACAAAACCTGCCAAACGTTCGCCGTCGGCTCCGTTTACAACGTCAACTTTACAACAGGAAGCCAGTAGAAAACTTGGGTTTTCTGTGGCGCGTACGATGCAGGTCGCTCAGAGGCTATATGAATCGGGGCGAATTACCTATATGCGTACCGATTCTGTTAATTTAAGCGATACGGCAATTGAAGCGGCTGAAAAGGAAATTAAATCTGCTTATGGCGACCAATATCATAAGGTCAGAAAATATAAAACAAAGACATCAGGTGCACAGGAGGCGCACGAAGCTATCCGCCCGACCTATTTTTCTGAGCATACCATCGATGGGGATGCTTCTGAAAAGCGGTTGTACGAACTTATTTGGAAAAGAGCGATTGCATCACAAATGAGTGAGGCTGAGTTTGAACGTACGTTGGCAAAGATTGCCATATCGACACGTTCAGAAGACTTAAGTGCTTCAGGGGAGGTGATGAAGTTTGATGGATTTTTAAAAGTTTATATGGAATCTTTGGATGACGATCAGGAAAATACAGTGGATGAAGATAGTGATAATGCTATCCTTCCACCGTTAGCTACTGGTCAACCATTGACTTTGAAAAGTATGTCGGCAACGGAGCGGTTTACACGGCCTCCTGCACGATATACAGAAGCGGCTTTGGTGAAAAAATTAGAGGAATTAGGAATTGGTCGTCCTTCAACCTACGCACCTACGATTTCCACAATTCAAAATCGGGGTTATGTTGTAAAAGAAGAGCGCGAGGGTAAGTCTCGTGATTACCGTGTATTGACGTTGAAGGATGCTGAATTAACGGCAGTCACAAAAACCGAGATTACGGGTGCTGAGAAAGGAAAAATGTTCCCAACGGATATCGGTGTTGTGGTGAATGATTTTTTGGTTGAACATTTTAATGGTATTGTAGATTTTCACTTTACCGCAAATGTGGAAAAGGAGTTTGATGATATTGCGCATGGTTTGACGGAATGGACAAAAATGTTGCATGATTTCTATGGACCCTTTCATTCTGAGGTAGAGGATACTTTAGAAAATGCTGATCGTGCGAATAACGAGCGAGAGCTTGGCATCGATCCGGTTTCGGGAAAACCCGTTTCAGTTCGCATCGGTAAGTTTGGCCCATTGGTACAGATTGGTTCTCCGGATGACGAGGAGAAGCCCCGCTTTGCTTCTTTACGTAAAGGGCAGATGATCGAAACCATTACTTTCGAGGACGCCATGGAGCTCTTTAAATTGCCTAAAAAAGTCGGTTTATTTGAAGAGAAGGAAATGACGGTTGCGGTGGGTCGATTTGGACCTTATATCCGCCACAATTCGGCATTTTATTCTATACCGAAAGGATTGGATCCTTTGGACGTTACTGAGGAAGAGGCAATACAGATCATTAAAGACAAGCGTCAAAAAGATATCGAAAAAGTCATTCGCGTATTTGATGAAAATGAGGAAGCTCAAATTGAACAGGGCCGATGGGGACCATTCATTCGATTTGGTAAGCAAAACCTGAAAATCCCTAAAGGGACTGAGATTGACAAAATAACGTATGCTGATGTGTTGAAATGGGCTGAGGCTGATGCACCAAAAGGTAAAACCGTTAAAGCAAAAGCAACAGAAAAGAAAAGCGTAGCTAAAAAGGCTCCGGCTAAGAAGGCTCCAGCTAAGAAAACTACAAAGTCTAAATAA
- a CDS encoding DsbA family oxidoreductase, with product MKIEIWSDIICPFCYIGLTKLEMALQESANKPAAEIIWKSYQLNPDYPEDAPAIPTYDYLVQTKGMSMDDVVAMTSQLSAQGRELGIALNFDKAVVVNTRKAHRLIHFAQGYQKGTPIKKALFKAHFTDGRNINDNQILTHIATQYELPAHAIKNLLESDDFAYDVAQDIQEGVNLGLRGVPFFVFDRKYAIPGAQPMEVFHNTIKECLASQSAPLQQRGEEGPSCDPETAKCE from the coding sequence ATGAAAATAGAAATTTGGTCGGACATCATTTGTCCATTTTGTTATATTGGTCTGACAAAGCTCGAAATGGCACTTCAGGAATCCGCAAATAAGCCAGCGGCTGAAATTATCTGGAAATCTTATCAGCTTAACCCCGACTATCCCGAAGATGCACCAGCAATACCCACTTATGACTATCTCGTACAAACGAAAGGAATGAGCATGGATGATGTGGTTGCAATGACATCACAACTCAGCGCACAGGGAAGGGAGCTGGGAATTGCCCTGAATTTTGACAAAGCAGTTGTCGTAAATACACGAAAAGCGCATCGCCTGATCCATTTTGCCCAAGGCTACCAAAAAGGTACACCAATTAAGAAAGCGTTGTTTAAAGCGCATTTCACAGACGGCCGAAATATTAACGACAACCAGATTCTTACGCATATTGCGACTCAATACGAACTTCCTGCTCATGCCATTAAAAACTTGCTCGAATCAGACGATTTTGCTTACGATGTTGCGCAAGATATCCAAGAAGGCGTTAACCTTGGCCTGCGGGGAGTTCCCTTCTTTGTATTCGACCGCAAATATGCTATCCCCGGAGCACAGCCCATGGAAGTTTTTCATAATACCATAAAGGAATGCTTAGCAAGCCAATCTGCTCCGCTGCAACAGAGAGGTGAAGAAGGCCCTTCATGTGATCCTGAAACAGCAAAATGTGAATAA
- a CDS encoding glycerophosphodiester phosphodiesterase family protein has protein sequence MKSSFLKFAILGTLLPFLSCSARKESVKANSDNFPKLSLEAHRGGRGLYPEESIAAMKNAINIDKVTTLEMDCHITKDRKVIVFHDDYLNPQFVLKPNGAEISEKDKSLKVYNMLYRDLVKYDIGSKFYKAFPQQKKQVTRIAKLSDLIDSTEAYAQHKRNTPMFYNIEVKSKDGQDGILHPRVEEFVDLIIQVITDKKIAARTIIQSFDSRAIKYLHKAYPQIRVSYLINGNERKDVQQTIAELGFVPYSISPQYTIVTNDYVKQCHKAGIKVIPWTVNTKEEIEQLKTMKVDGIISDYPNLF, from the coding sequence ATGAAAAGTAGTTTTCTCAAATTTGCCATTTTGGGCACATTATTACCATTTTTATCTTGTTCAGCCAGGAAAGAATCTGTAAAAGCAAATTCAGACAATTTCCCGAAACTAAGTTTGGAAGCCCATCGTGGGGGCCGAGGACTCTATCCTGAAGAGTCTATCGCTGCAATGAAAAATGCAATAAACATTGACAAAGTGACCACGTTAGAAATGGATTGCCATATCACCAAAGATCGCAAAGTGATCGTTTTTCATGATGATTATCTTAATCCCCAATTTGTATTGAAACCCAATGGTGCTGAAATTTCAGAAAAGGATAAATCTTTAAAGGTTTATAACATGCTTTACCGTGATTTGGTTAAATATGATATTGGTTCTAAATTTTATAAAGCCTTTCCGCAGCAGAAAAAACAAGTTACACGTATCGCAAAACTGTCGGATCTTATTGATAGTACGGAAGCATATGCTCAACACAAAAGAAACACTCCGATGTTCTACAACATTGAGGTTAAAAGTAAAGACGGTCAAGACGGCATATTGCATCCTCGCGTAGAAGAGTTTGTCGACCTTATCATTCAGGTTATCACCGACAAGAAAATCGCAGCAAGGACTATCATTCAGTCATTTGACAGCAGGGCAATTAAATACCTACACAAGGCTTACCCTCAGATCAGGGTGTCCTACCTCATAAATGGAAACGAACGTAAAGATGTCCAACAAACAATTGCTGAACTCGGTTTTGTACCCTATAGTATAAGTCCACAGTATACAATCGTGACAAACGATTATGTTAAGCAATGTCATAAGGCTGGCATTAAAGTAATTCCGTGGACGGTCAATACCAAAGAAGAAATAGAGCAATTAAAAACGATGAAAGTGGATGGCATCATCAGCGATTATCCCAATTTGTTTTAA
- the ppk2 gene encoding polyphosphate kinase 2 yields the protein MAEYDLNELQKIHENKDVLNYLEQQGILEIKKFNDVYDYEKELYELQVKLLKLQYEIIEKGKRVLIIFEGRDAAGKGGTIGRVAQYLNPKKVRIVALPKPTDEESGQWYFQRYIKQLPNAGEIVIFDRSWYNRAVVEPVFGFCSKEQHELFMSQVPEFEKQLIDDGIIVIKLFLSISREEQAERLKERQEDILKRWKIGTLDQQAQEKWDIYTNYIENLFKKTGSKKSPWFEIVKDNKKKARLAAFKLIINALVGSEQEQVDSFVKKHD from the coding sequence ATGGCAGAATACGATTTAAATGAACTTCAAAAGATCCACGAAAACAAAGATGTTTTAAATTACTTGGAGCAACAGGGCATTCTTGAAATAAAAAAGTTCAACGATGTTTACGATTATGAAAAAGAGCTTTATGAACTACAGGTCAAGTTGTTGAAGCTCCAATACGAAATTATTGAAAAAGGGAAGCGGGTGCTCATTATTTTTGAAGGTAGGGACGCCGCTGGCAAAGGCGGCACAATAGGTCGCGTAGCCCAATATTTAAATCCTAAAAAGGTCCGTATTGTCGCTTTACCGAAACCAACCGATGAAGAATCTGGACAGTGGTATTTTCAACGCTATATCAAGCAGCTTCCTAATGCCGGAGAAATTGTCATCTTCGATAGAAGCTGGTATAACCGTGCAGTAGTGGAACCCGTATTTGGATTCTGCAGCAAAGAACAACATGAATTATTTATGAGTCAGGTTCCAGAATTTGAAAAACAATTAATTGACGACGGTATCATTGTCATCAAGTTATTTCTGAGCATCAGCAGAGAAGAACAGGCCGAAAGATTAAAAGAGCGTCAGGAAGATATACTCAAGCGATGGAAAATAGGAACGCTTGACCAACAGGCACAGGAAAAATGGGATATTTACACAAATTATATTGAAAACCTCTTTAAGAAAACAGGATCAAAAAAATCACCCTGGTTTGAAATTGTTAAAGACAATAAGAAAAAAGCACGATTGGCAGCTTTCAAGCTTATCATTAATGCCCTTGTCGGAAGCGAGCAGGAGCAAGTAGATTCCTTCGTTAAAAAACACGATTAA
- the pckA gene encoding phosphoenolpyruvate carboxykinase (ATP), which translates to MKKGNIGNAPDLKYLKIDSTKSVFYQLPVSELVKHALVNQEGRLSDTGALAADTGKFTGRSPKDRFLVEDSLTKDNVWWGEINQRMSPDHFEALFSLVASHLAERNIYIRDCASGADPIYQIGIRVVTETAYQSIFANNLFLRQEPNPEVRPPWSILAAPTLLIKEPHAYGILNENFVAIDFTKKIVLIAGTGYTGEIKKSIFSILNFILPFEHNVLSMHCSANTSDDGDTALFFGLSGTGKTTLSADKNRRLIGDDEHGWSERGVFNFEGGCYAKCVGLTADKEPEIYHAIRFGSLLENVILDDQDKPDYNDISKTENTRVSYPIDFMENAEISGIGNEPAHIFFLTADAFGVLPPISLLSTDQAVYHFVSGYTAKVAGTEVGVKEPMAAFSTCFGQAFLPLHPGKYAALLRSKLEQNRNIKVWLVNTGWIAGPYGIGRRIKLAYTRALIRAAMDGSLLESQFNRHDIFGLDYPTSCGAYVPEQIMDARGLWNNDEAYDMQAKRLAKLFIANFEKFNNQMPASVLEAGPKIEPTVFV; encoded by the coding sequence ATGAAAAAGGGTAACATTGGAAACGCGCCTGATTTGAAATATTTGAAAATTGATAGCACGAAGAGTGTATTTTATCAATTACCCGTTTCTGAATTGGTTAAACATGCTTTGGTAAATCAAGAGGGAAGGCTTTCTGATACAGGAGCGCTTGCCGCTGATACGGGAAAATTTACGGGGAGGTCCCCCAAGGACCGCTTCCTGGTGGAGGACTCTTTAACTAAAGACAACGTATGGTGGGGGGAAATCAATCAACGGATGTCTCCAGATCATTTTGAGGCGCTATTTTCGCTGGTAGCCTCGCACCTGGCTGAGCGAAATATATACATCAGAGATTGCGCTTCGGGTGCTGATCCGATTTATCAAATTGGGATCCGTGTTGTTACAGAGACAGCTTATCAAAGTATATTTGCCAACAACTTGTTCTTACGTCAGGAGCCTAATCCAGAAGTTCGGCCACCTTGGTCTATCTTAGCTGCTCCGACCTTGTTGATTAAAGAACCACATGCATATGGTATCCTTAACGAAAATTTTGTTGCAATTGATTTTACGAAGAAAATTGTATTGATTGCTGGAACAGGTTATACGGGGGAAATTAAAAAGAGCATTTTTTCCATCTTAAATTTTATTTTACCATTCGAGCATAACGTCCTTTCTATGCACTGTTCTGCTAATACTTCCGACGATGGAGATACTGCATTGTTTTTTGGGCTTTCGGGTACTGGAAAGACGACATTGTCTGCTGATAAAAACAGGCGGTTAATTGGAGACGATGAGCATGGGTGGAGTGAACGGGGAGTTTTCAATTTTGAAGGTGGTTGTTATGCCAAATGTGTTGGTCTAACAGCCGATAAAGAACCGGAGATCTATCATGCCATTCGTTTTGGTTCGCTGTTGGAAAACGTGATTTTGGATGATCAGGATAAACCTGATTACAATGACATCAGTAAAACCGAGAATACGCGCGTGTCTTATCCAATTGACTTCATGGAAAATGCTGAAATAAGCGGTATAGGCAATGAGCCGGCTCATATTTTTTTCTTGACAGCGGATGCTTTTGGTGTACTTCCGCCAATTTCATTGTTGTCTACCGACCAGGCTGTCTATCATTTTGTAAGTGGCTATACTGCTAAGGTTGCGGGTACAGAGGTGGGGGTGAAGGAACCTATGGCCGCATTTTCAACTTGCTTTGGACAGGCATTTTTACCGCTGCATCCCGGGAAATATGCGGCGTTGCTTCGCTCAAAACTAGAACAGAATCGTAATATTAAAGTCTGGTTAGTGAATACGGGCTGGATTGCAGGTCCTTACGGAATAGGACGACGGATTAAACTTGCCTATACCAGAGCGTTAATCCGAGCCGCAATGGATGGTTCATTATTAGAATCTCAATTTAATAGACACGATATCTTTGGGTTAGATTATCCGACCAGTTGCGGAGCGTATGTTCCCGAACAAATCATGGATGCCCGGGGCTTATGGAATAACGATGAGGCCTATGATATGCAGGCAAAACGCTTGGCGAAACTATTCATAGCAAACTTTGAAAAATTTAATAACCAAATGCCAGCGAGCGTTCTCGAGGCAGGCCCTAAAATTGAGCCCACTGTCTTCGTTTAA